In a single window of the Maridesulfovibrio bastinii DSM 16055 genome:
- a CDS encoding adenine phosphoribosyltransferase, with protein MNLREHIRDIPDFPKEGIVYFDITPLLGDADAFKYTIDQMAEKFSSFNPDKIAAAEARGFIFGAPLAYKMGIGFVPIRKPGKLPYETISVDYDLEYGTDTLCMHVDAIKEGERVLLIDDVLATGGTAQGMVSLIEKAGGKLAGIGFLVELNFLEGQKKLNGVSHKTLVEI; from the coding sequence ATGAATTTAAGAGAACATATCCGCGATATACCTGACTTTCCCAAAGAAGGAATTGTCTACTTTGACATAACCCCCCTTCTTGGTGACGCGGATGCTTTTAAATATACTATAGATCAAATGGCTGAAAAATTCAGTTCGTTCAATCCAGACAAAATAGCAGCTGCTGAGGCTCGCGGATTTATTTTCGGTGCTCCACTCGCATACAAAATGGGCATCGGATTTGTACCCATAAGAAAACCCGGCAAACTGCCCTATGAAACAATCTCTGTTGATTATGATCTTGAATATGGAACTGACACCCTTTGCATGCATGTCGATGCGATTAAGGAAGGAGAACGTGTTCTTCTGATTGATGATGTTCTGGCTACAGGCGGAACAGCACAGGGTATGGTCAGCCTTATTGAAAAAGCCGGTGGCAAACTTGCAGGAATCGGATTCCTTGTTGAACTCAACTTCCTTGAAGGACAAAAGAAACTCAACGGCGTATCACATAAGACACTGGTTGAAATATAA
- the mtnP gene encoding S-methyl-5'-thioadenosine phosphorylase has product MAVVGIIGGSGLDNPDILKDSKDRICENKWGSPSSPVKSGTIAGQKVHIIGRHGREHTIPPTFVNNRANIQALKDLGCDCILATTAVGSLREEINRGHLVIMDQFIDFTRHRPITFHESFAPGAPVHTPMAEPFAADLRKTLIQSCLKNNITKHDSGTVITIEGPRFSTRAESMMFRSWGADIINMSTAPEVILANEAGIPYAAVAMSTDYDCWKTDEAPVTWEDILTIFNKNAENVTSVLIEAIAKIGNKN; this is encoded by the coding sequence ATGGCTGTAGTAGGCATTATCGGTGGAAGCGGACTGGATAATCCTGATATACTCAAAGATTCCAAAGACCGTATCTGTGAAAACAAATGGGGTTCTCCAAGCTCTCCTGTAAAATCAGGTACAATTGCCGGGCAGAAAGTCCACATAATAGGAAGGCATGGCAGAGAGCACACCATTCCACCTACTTTTGTTAACAACAGAGCCAATATTCAAGCTCTTAAAGACCTTGGATGTGATTGCATACTGGCAACAACTGCGGTTGGTTCACTTCGTGAAGAAATAAATCGGGGCCATCTTGTAATAATGGACCAGTTTATTGACTTCACAAGACATCGTCCAATTACATTCCATGAAAGCTTTGCTCCGGGAGCACCGGTTCATACACCAATGGCTGAACCATTTGCTGCGGATTTAAGAAAAACGCTCATTCAGTCATGTCTGAAAAACAATATCACCAAACATGACAGCGGTACTGTCATTACAATTGAGGGTCCAAGATTTTCCACAAGAGCTGAATCAATGATGTTCCGTTCATGGGGGGCAGACATTATCAACATGAGCACAGCCCCTGAGGTCATTCTGGCGAACGAAGCAGGAATCCCTTATGCAGCGGTGGCAATGTCTACGGACTATGATTGCTGGAAAACAGACGAAGCCCCTGTCACCTGGGAAGATATCCTTACTATCTTCAATAAAAATGCAGAAAATGTCACATCTGTACTTATTG